From the genome of Clavibacter nebraskensis NCPPB 2581:
GAGGACCTCGAGGATCGTGGCGGCGCCGGTCATGTCGTACTTCATGCCGATCATCGGCACGGCGGGCTTCAGCGAGATGCCGCCGGTGTCGTAGGTGATGCCCTTGCCCACGAGCGCGAGGTGGCGCGTCGCGCCGGCGGGGGAGTAGGCGACCTTCACGAGGCGGGGCGGGCGCGTCGAGCCCTGGCCGACGCCGAGGATCCCGCCGAAGCCGTCGGCCGCGAGCGCGTCCTCGTCCCAGACGCGGACGTCCACGGGCAGCCCGCTCGTGCGCTCCCGCACGGCGTCGACGAACGTCGCGGGGTAGAGGTCGAGGGGCGGGGTGTTGACCAGGTCCTTGGTGCCCGCCACCGCGCCCGCGACCGCGAGCGCGCGCGCCACGGCCTCGTCGGCGTCCTCGGCGGTCCAGGAGTCGCCCTCGGCGATGACGGTGACGGCCGAGGCCCGCGGCTTCTGGCCCGCGAGCGAGTCCTTGCGGTAGGAGTCGAAGGAGTAGACGCCGAGGGCCGCGCCCTCGAGCACGGCGGTGAGCTCGACGAGCGAGGTGACGGGGACCGCGACGGCCACGCGCTCGACGCCGCGGAGCTGGCGGGTGGCGCTGCCGACGGCGTAGCGGAGCGCCACGGCGTCGAGCGGGCCCGAGCCCACTCCCACCAGCGCGATCGTGCGGGCGGCCGTCCCCGTCCCGGCGACGCGGACGACCTCGTCGCGGCCGCCGGTGACGCCGACGGCGGACAGGCCGTCCACGTCGAGCTCGAGGCCCTCGGGCGCGTGCACCCGGATCCCCTCCCTCTCGCTGGAGACGGCGACGACGAGCGCGTCGGCCTCCACGTCGACGGCGCGGTCGGAGGACACGGAGAGCTGGGGGAGGGTCATGGGCGACGAGCCTACCGACGGGCGCGGAGGCGTCGGCGCGGAGCGCGAGGCGTCGTGGATCGGCGGATGGGGGCCGCCCGGGGCTCGTCGACCGTGTTCGCTCTCGGCGGCACGCACGCCGCCCCCTCCGGGAGGGGCCGTCGGAGGCGCGGCCTAGAGTGGATCCATGGCTGACGCGGACGGACTGTACGAGATCGACACCGACATCGGCGAGGTCCCGACCGGCCTGCCCCTGGTCGCCGTGCTCACCGGGTTCTCCGACGCGGGATCCGGCGTGTCCCAGGTCAGCGAGTACCTCCTGAGCACCCTGAGCCACCGCGACGTGCTGCGCTTCGACACCGACACGCTCCTCGACTACCGCGCGCGCCGCCCCACCATCCACTTCGACCAGGACCACCTCGCCGACTACCGCCCGGCGCGGCTGGCGCTCTACCTGGCGCACGACGAGATCGGGCAGCCGTTCCTCCTGCTCACCGGGTTCGAGCCCGACTTCCGCTGGGAGGCGTTCACCGCCGCCGTCCTCGGGATCGTCGACCACTACCGGGTCTCGACGACCACGTGGGTGCACGCCATCCCCATGCCCGTGCCGCACACGCGCGACATCAACGTCACGGTGAGCGGGAACCGCACCGAGCTCATCGACGCGCTCAGCGTGTGGAAGCCGAACACGCAGGTGCCGGCGAACGCGCTGCACCTGGTCGAGCACCGCCTGCACGATGTCGGGCACCCCGTCGCGGGATTCGTGCTCCTCGTCCCGCACTACCTCGCCGACACGGAGTTCCCCCTCGCCGCGGTCGCCGCGCTCGAGAGCATCAGCGCCGCCACCGGTCTCATCTTCCCGACCGACCGGCTCCGCGAGGAGGGCCGCGACTTCGTCGGCCGCATCGACGAGCAGGTCGCGGGCAACCAGGAGCTGGCCCGCCTCGTGACGACGCTCGAGGAGCGCTACGACAGCTACATGGAGGACACGCCCCTCAAGTCCCCGCTCACGGACGAGGACGGCGCCCTGCCGACGGCCGACGAGATCGCGGCGGAGTTGGAGAAGTTCCTCGCCCGCCGCCGCCCCGGCGACGGCGACGCGGTGTGACGCCCTCGAGCTGATCGGCCAGGTACACCCGGACGCGCCGGGTGACGCGCGTTGGGTCGGTATCCTCGTGCCGATGAGCACCCGCCGCGCCCGCATCGTCCTCGGCGTCGCCATGGTCGCGTACCTCTCGTCCGTACTCCAGCGCGGGTCCCTCGGCATCGCCTCCGTCGAGGCGGGAGAACGGTTCCACGCCTCGGCGTCGTTGCTCTCGACGCTCGCGGTGACGCAGCTCGTCGTGTACGCGGCCCTGCAGATCCCGGTCGGCGTCCTCATCGACCGGATCGGCCCGCGCGCCCTGCTCGCGACCGGTGCGCTCCTCATGGTGGCCGGGCAGGTCACCCTGGCGCTCTCCACGACGCTCGAGGTCGCGATCCTGGGTCGCATGCTCGTGGGCGCCGGCGATGCGATGACGTTCGTGTCCGGACTGCGGCTCATCAACTCCTGGTTCTCCGGCCCGCGCGTGCCGGTGCTGTCGCAGTGGTTCGCCAACGTCGGCCAGCTCGGGCAGGTGCTGTCGGCCATCCCGCTCTCGCTCGTGTTGCACACGGCGGGGTGGACGCCGGCGTTCCTGGGTTCGGCCTCCGTCGCGGTCGTCGCCCTCGTCGCCGTCGTCGTCGCCGTGCGCGATCGACCCACGGGGGATGCGCCGCCTCCCCGCGTGCCCTGGGGCGACTCCATGCGGGAGCTCGGACGGAGCGTGCGCCGGCCGGGGACGCAGCTCGGCTTCTGGTCCCACTTCGTCACGCAGTCCTCGGGAGTGGTCTTCAGCCTCCTCTGGGGCTTCCCGTTCCTCGTCGACGGCCTGGGGTACAGCCCCGCGCTCGCGTCCGGTCTCCTGATCGTGATCGTGGCGTCGGGCATGGTCGTGGGGCCCGTGATCGGGATCCTCACCGGGCGCTTCCCGTTCCGCCGCTCCAACCTCGTGCTCGGCGTCGTCGCGATGATGGGCGCGGCCTGGGCGGTCCTGCTCCTCTGGCCAGGCGTGCCGCCGCTGGCCGTCGTGATCCTGGTGGTCGTCGCCATCGGCATCGGCGGCCCCGGCTCGCAGGTGGGTCTGGACTTCGCGCGCACGTTCAACCCTCCCCGGAGCCTCGGCGCGGCGTCCGGCATCGTGAACGTCGCGGGGTTCACCGCGAGCTTCACCATGATGCTGCTCATCGGGATCGCCCTCGACGTGCAGGACGGGATCCGCGTCGCCGGCGGTGCGCCCAGCGACCTCTACGCGTTCGACTCGTTCCGCGTGGCATTCGCCGTGCAGTACCTCGTGGTGGGCTTCGGGGCGCTGATGCTGGTGCGGACCCGCCGACGGACACGGCGCCTGCTCGCCGACGAGGGAATACGCGTGGGGCCCCTCTGGGTTGCCTACCTCGACAGGCGACGCCGACGCCGGGCGTGACGCCGGCCCGTACTGGGCGCATTGGCTCGCCCCCGCGCCCATCCGTGCAATAATCAGGTACGGACCCGTTCATGTCCTGCATCTCACGCCACCTCGGTGGCGGCATCACCTCGGTGGTGTTCGAGCAGCGGACTTGACATGGGTCCTAGCAATGTCCGAAAACAACCCCGACCCACCTCCGGCAGGTCACCCCGCAGCGTCACCGCGGAGCGCACGACCGGTCGTCGTGGGGACGAAAGGTGTTCGCATGGCCACCCCCTCCACCCCGTCCGCCACCCTGGACGCGGCCGCCGCGACCGGCACGGCCGACGACGCCGCGACGGGTGAGGCGAAGGCACCCGCGAAGCGCGCGCCCGCCAAGAAGGCCGCAGCGCCGAAGACCACCGGGACCGCCAAGGCCCCGACGAAGGCCGCCGCCGCCAAGGCCGCCGCCGCCGCCGACGACGACGCCGTGGCCGAGGACGCGCCCGCCGCTCCCGCCAAGGCGCCCACCGCCCGGGCCAAGGCCGCCGCCGCCAAGAAGGCCGCCGCGGCGTCGGGTGACGCCGCGCCCGCCAAGGCGCCGCGCAAGACCGCCGCGAAGAAGACCGCCGCCGCCGACTCCGGCGAGCCGTCCGACGACGACGCCGAGGAGGTCGTGGTCCCGGTCGCCGAGGAGGACACCGACGACGAGGTCGTCGAGGACGGCGCGGCCAAGGCACCCGTCGTGCTCGAGCCGCTCCCCACCGGGGCCATGGTGCTGTCGAACAAGGAGGAGGACGAGGACGTCCCCGTCTACTCGACGACCATCACCGGCGCCACGGCGGACCCCGTCAAGGACTACCTCAAGCAGATCGGCAAGGTCGCGCTGCTCAACGCCGCTGAGGAGGTCGAGCTCGCCATGCGCATCGAGGCGGGCCTGTTCGCCGAGGACAAGCTGGCGAACACCCCCGGCATCTCCCGCGAGCTCGAGCGCGAGCTGCGCTGGGTCGCGCGCGACGGCCAGCGCGCCAAGAGCCACCTGCTCGGCGCGAACCTCCGCCTCGTGGTCAGCCTGGCGAAGCGCTACACGGGTCGAGGGATGCAGTTCCTCGACCTCATCCAGGAGGGCAACCTCGGCCTCATCCGCGCGGTCGAGAAGTTCGACTACACCAAGGGCTTCAAGTTCTCCACGTACGCCACGTGGTGGATCCGCCAGGCCCTCACGCGCGCCATGGCCGACCAGGCCCGCACTATCCGCATCCCGGTGCACATGGTCGAGGTCATCAACAAGCTGGCCCGCGTGCAGCGCCAGATGCTCCAGGACCTGGGCCGCGAGCCCACGCCCGAGGAGCTCTCGCGCGAGCTCGACATGACGCCCGAGAAGGTCATCGAGGTCCAGAAGTACGGCCGCGAGCCCATCTCGCTGCACACCCCCCTCGGCGAGGACGGCGACAGCGAGTTCGGCGACCTCATCGAGGACACCGAGGCGGTCGTCCCGGCCGACGCGGTGGGCTTCACCATGCTGCAGAAGCAGCTGGAGTCGCTCCTCGACTCGCTGTCCGAGCGTGAGGCCGGCGTGATCCGCATGCGCTTCGGCCTCGGAGACGGCATGCCGAAGACGCTCGACCAGATCGGCGACACGTTCGGCGTCACGCGCGAGCGGATCCGCCAGATCGAGTCGAAGACCATGGCCAAGCTCCGCCACCCGTCGCGTTCGCAGTCGCTGCGCGACTACCTCGAGTAGGCCGTGCCCCTGCGCCTCGCCGTCGCCGCGGGACGGGCCGCCCGCTGGGCCGCCCGTCTCCGCGGCGGCGGCTCCGCCGTGCCCGGCGTCGTCGCCCTCCGCATCGACCCCCGCTTCCTCGAGCGCACGATCGCCGACCTGCCGCACGGCGTGGTCGCGGTCACCGGCTCAAACGGCAAGTCGACCACCACCCACATGCTCACCGCCGTCCTCCGTGCGCACGGCTTCCGCGTATTCACGAACCCGTCGGGCGGCAACCTGCCACAGGGCATCGCGTCCGCGGTGCTCGCGGACGCCGACGCGTCGGGTCGGCTGGACGCCGACGTCGCCGTGCTGGAGATCGACGAGGCCTACGGCGTCGCGCTCTCCGCGCTGCTGACGCCGCGCACGGTCCTGCTGCTCAACATCCAGATCGACCAGCTCAACCGGTTCCACGAGCCGGACCGCGTGGTCGGCATGTTGGA
Proteins encoded in this window:
- a CDS encoding leucyl aminopeptidase, with amino-acid sequence MTLPQLSVSSDRAVDVEADALVVAVSSEREGIRVHAPEGLELDVDGLSAVGVTGGRDEVVRVAGTGTAARTIALVGVGSGPLDAVALRYAVGSATRQLRGVERVAVAVPVTSLVELTAVLEGAALGVYSFDSYRKDSLAGQKPRASAVTVIAEGDSWTAEDADEAVARALAVAGAVAGTKDLVNTPPLDLYPATFVDAVRERTSGLPVDVRVWDEDALAADGFGGILGVGQGSTRPPRLVKVAYSPAGATRHLALVGKGITYDTGGISLKPAVPMIGMKYDMTGAATILEVLVAAARLELPVRLTAWLCIAENMPSGSAIRPDDVLRMRGGTTVEVLNTDAEGRLVMADGIVAASEEHPDAIVDIATLTGAQVVALGERYSAVMGEDALVARLLDAAREQGESMWGMPLPEEMRALLNSDIADIANVKPGNPAGGMLVAGVFLKEFVGRTGDAEDAPRIAWAHIDIAGPSHNKGGGHGFTGKGPTGVAVRTLLALAAGFSRA
- a CDS encoding proteasome assembly chaperone family protein, whose product is MADADGLYEIDTDIGEVPTGLPLVAVLTGFSDAGSGVSQVSEYLLSTLSHRDVLRFDTDTLLDYRARRPTIHFDQDHLADYRPARLALYLAHDEIGQPFLLLTGFEPDFRWEAFTAAVLGIVDHYRVSTTTWVHAIPMPVPHTRDINVTVSGNRTELIDALSVWKPNTQVPANALHLVEHRLHDVGHPVAGFVLLVPHYLADTEFPLAAVAALESISAATGLIFPTDRLREEGRDFVGRIDEQVAGNQELARLVTTLEERYDSYMEDTPLKSPLTDEDGALPTADEIAAELEKFLARRRPGDGDAV
- a CDS encoding MFS transporter, with the translated sequence MSTRRARIVLGVAMVAYLSSVLQRGSLGIASVEAGERFHASASLLSTLAVTQLVVYAALQIPVGVLIDRIGPRALLATGALLMVAGQVTLALSTTLEVAILGRMLVGAGDAMTFVSGLRLINSWFSGPRVPVLSQWFANVGQLGQVLSAIPLSLVLHTAGWTPAFLGSASVAVVALVAVVVAVRDRPTGDAPPPRVPWGDSMRELGRSVRRPGTQLGFWSHFVTQSSGVVFSLLWGFPFLVDGLGYSPALASGLLIVIVASGMVVGPVIGILTGRFPFRRSNLVLGVVAMMGAAWAVLLLWPGVPPLAVVILVVVAIGIGGPGSQVGLDFARTFNPPRSLGAASGIVNVAGFTASFTMMLLIGIALDVQDGIRVAGGAPSDLYAFDSFRVAFAVQYLVVGFGALMLVRTRRRTRRLLADEGIRVGPLWVAYLDRRRRRRA
- a CDS encoding RNA polymerase sigma factor, with translation MATPSTPSATLDAAAATGTADDAATGEAKAPAKRAPAKKAAAPKTTGTAKAPTKAAAAKAAAAADDDAVAEDAPAAPAKAPTARAKAAAAKKAAAASGDAAPAKAPRKTAAKKTAAADSGEPSDDDAEEVVVPVAEEDTDDEVVEDGAAKAPVVLEPLPTGAMVLSNKEEDEDVPVYSTTITGATADPVKDYLKQIGKVALLNAAEEVELAMRIEAGLFAEDKLANTPGISRELERELRWVARDGQRAKSHLLGANLRLVVSLAKRYTGRGMQFLDLIQEGNLGLIRAVEKFDYTKGFKFSTYATWWIRQALTRAMADQARTIRIPVHMVEVINKLARVQRQMLQDLGREPTPEELSRELDMTPEKVIEVQKYGREPISLHTPLGEDGDSEFGDLIEDTEAVVPADAVGFTMLQKQLESLLDSLSEREAGVIRMRFGLGDGMPKTLDQIGDTFGVTRERIRQIESKTMAKLRHPSRSQSLRDYLE